ataataataagaaTAACATTTATAGTTTTGCAGAACAAGACTAATAGCTTTGCAGAATAAAATGAATAGTTTTGCAGAATAAAATTAATAGttttgctgctcctgctgcatccaacagctccttgtgctgtgccaggagcagcctgagGTCAGCCCATGCTCGGTACCAGGGCCAGCCCCACACGGTGACACTGGTGGTGTTTCTCATTGATGGCTGATATTTAAACATCCcatggaaaagcagattttttccGTTCCTCAAGTGCCACCTGCTGTACCGGCTGCAGCAGGACACGGAGTGGGGATCCCTCCAGCAGCCTCATTGCAgattccagccctggcagcaggaaaacacagccctgtcctCCCTGATTACCGGGGACATTCCCTAGGTGGGAATTTGCACGGCCCCCTGCCCGGGCGCCTCAGCTCTGCTTTACACTTGTATAATAAATAAACAGCAACAGCGCTGTCATCTCCTCATGGCCCTGAGAGGCAGTGATGGAAACCAGCCCCAGAGGCAGATCCCAGATGATTTTTCCACAGGATGTGGCTGcaagaaggagagagagaataAAAACAGCCAGGAAGGTGACATGTGCtgcaaacaaacacacagcagGGATGTGGTTCGGGAATGCTGGGCCACCCAAGCACTGCAGATCCTGGCAGATCACACCCAGgccagggaaaagcaggaagggGATATCAGAGATGGTCTGAAAGGAGATACTgaggatgggcacagccctggcaccctggggacacccagggcacagaggacaacgtcccagtgctggcacagaccCACCCACAAACCATGGCATGGTCATTaatccaaataaaaatatttattgaaataATGGATTGACTCCAACACTCCCACACTGATTGTTATCCCAAAGATATTGGGAAAGGCTcatccccagagggtgctggcactgcccagacccccagggaacgggcacagccctgaggatgccagagcagctccaggggggtttgggcagcactgccagggatgctcaaggtgggatttggggtgtgtgcagggcaggggctgggctgggagatctTTGGGGTCTGTACAGCTCAGCATATTCCCTGACTGTGACTCTGTGACACCTGAGCATTCCCTGTCCCCTCGGGATGTCACTGGCACCGTGCCCAAGGAGaagcagcccagcctggccggTGTGTCTGTGGCAAGGAGGGTTTGTGGGGTGGCTGCTTGGAGCCCTCAGCAGCCGGGGCAtgcggggctgctctgctgggagggaaCAGCTCAGAGCTCCCGTGAGGGACAGACAGCTGTGTGacagggcacagacagacacacggaacgggctgggggcacagattAAACCCGTTAAAcccagtgccatggcagggacacctcccactgtcccaggctgctccagcccggccttgggcactgccagggatccaggggcagccacagctgctctgggcacctgggccagggcctgccaACACTCACATGGCCCCGTCCTGCCCCTCTCCCGTTCCCTTTTCTCGttcccttttccattttcctttcccGTTCGCGTTCTCattcccttttctcttttttctttttattttttctccttttccctttcctttttctttttctttttctttttctttttctttttctttttctttttctttttcttttcttttttctttttttcttttcccgcAGCCTGCCCTCCTCTCCGCCAGGGGGCGCCCGCGCCCCGCTCCCCCCCCCACCCTGCGGCCGAGGCGTCCGCGGCGCTGCCTGAGCGGAAGGCGTGCGGGTGGGGCGGGGTAGGGCGCAGGCGCGCGGCGGGCAGCCCGCGCGGCGCAGGGCCCGGGTCCTGCGTGTAGCGGCGgcgctcggcccggcccggctcggcccgAGATGGCGACCAAGAACTTCCGCGTGAGCGACGGCGACTGGATCTGCCCCGACAAGAAGTGAGGGCGCGGCCGGGAGCGGGCCGGGGAGCGGGGCGCGGCCAGCGGCGGTGCGGCCGGGGAGCGGGgcaggcggcgggagcggggctCGGGGGGCACACGGGCCCGGTCTCACGGAGCCGGCTCTCGGTGCCGGCTCTCGGTGTGGGACGGGGTCGGGGTAAATCGCGACGCTCGGCTCGGGGTGAGCCCCCGGCGCTGCGCGGGTTCCGGCCCCCGTTAATGCCGGCCCTCGTGCTCTGCTCCGTGCCCAGGTGCGGGAACGTGAACTTCGCCAGGAGGACGAGCTGTAACAGATGCGGCAGAGGTGAGTTCCCGGCTCACACACCTCTTCCCCCGTCTCCTTCTGACCCGTAAAACTGCTCTAAAAATTCCTCTCGAACCCCAAACTGTTTGAGAAGTCCATTTATTATTGCTTAAAAGACCCTGCAATGTTTGCGGTAAGTTCCGAGGCTGCCGTTTCAGGCGCTCTTGTGTCTCGCCCCGCAGAGAAGACGACGGAGGCCAAGATGATGAAGGCGGGGGGCACGGAGATCGGGAAGACGCTGGCCGAGAAGAGCCGGGGGCTGTTCAGCGCCAACGACTGGCAGTGCAAAACGTAGGCACCGACCCACGGCTGCTGCGTGTCCCTGGGAATTCCCTGTGCTGCCGGACAGCAGGGCTCCGGgccacagctctgggctgtgctctgggagcagcactcCTTGGCTGCACGTTAATTAACAGAGCAGCAGAAACggcagcactgcccaggagGAAGGCCAGGTTTGCTAAGCTGGGACACTGCCCAGGTTTGGAGGGAATGTGGggatggcactgccacccccatgGCATTGGCAGGTGCtgccttccctggcagggtgggcaggccctggcacagtgtgcccagagcagctgtggctgcccctggatccctggcagtgcccaagggcaGGCTGGAcgctgggacagtgggaggtgtccctgccatggcagggtggcactgggtgggctgtgATGTCCCTTCACACCCAGaccagctgtggctctgggaTTCTTGGATGTGGCAATCCCAGTGAGCACCTGGcctgccacctgcagctcttcccctgcagggcagggacagggctgggaatgggctggagccccaggagaggctgagggagctgggaaagagctcttctgtgcagctgtgctcctgcccaTTGATTTGACATCTTCCCCACGTTTGTCCAGTGCTGTCACCTTCCCCAGTGCTGTGTCCCCACCCTTGTATTCCCAGACTGAAGGGTAACCTTTTGTTCCCAGTCTGAAGGATAACATTCCCAATCCAAGGATAACCTTTTATTCCCAGTCTGAAGGGTAAGGTTTTATTCCCATCTCAAGGATAAGGTTTTATCCCCAGTCTGAGGGATGCTTTATTCCCATCTGAAGGATGTTTTATCCCCAGTCTGAAAGATAAGGTTTTATTCCTAGTCTGAGGGTTGTTTTATTCCCATCTGAAGGATGTTTAATCCCCAGTCTGAAGGGTAAGGTTTTATTCCCATTTGAAGGCTGTTTTATTCCCATCTGAAGGAGTTTTAATCCCCAGTCTGAAGGGTAAGGTTTTGTCCCCAGTCTGAAGGGTAAGGTTTTATTCCCATCTGAAGGCTGTTTAACCCCCAGTCTGAAGGATTAGGTTTTATTCCCATCTGAAGGGTAAGGTTTTATTCCCAGTCTGAAGGGTAAGGTTTTGTCCCCAGTCTGAGGGATAAGGTTTTGTTCCCATCTGAAGGATGATGTTCCCATGTCTGTGtctccctgcagctgtggcaaTGTGAACTGGGCGCGGCGCTCGGAGTGTAACATGTGCAACACCCCCAAGTACGCCAAGCTGGAGGAGAGGACAGGTGAGCTGGGGGTGCCTCAGTGCCGGCCCTGCTGGCAGAAAGGGCTCTGGGAAGCAGAGTGGGCATTCCTTGTGTTCCCTGAACTGGCACAGTTCATACAGGTGCAGGTTCTTGGCCTCAGAGAGTTTCGGTGCTGAGGGAAGTGGTGGCTCCGAGTGGGAAATCAGCCTAAGCTGCCCCTGTGTTGGATTTTGATGTCAAGACTTTGGAAGCCATGTTTAATTAATCTGCAGAGGCCTCCTGTGGGCTGGCCACGTACAGATAAGGCTGTTATCTGCTCAGGAGGGCTGGGGCTCAGTTTCAGCTCTCCTGAGGGAACATGAGCCCAGAGGGAACTGGGGCAGGATCTCCTTACAGCTCCTGCACTCTCCCCTCTGCACCTGCGGTCAGGCAGGGAATGCACTGCAGgactggagcagggcagggacttGGGAGCACAGGGTGgaactcagaggcacagaaataaaggagcctggagaagagcacaGAGCTAGTTactcaaaaggaaaaacaatattGAGTATTGTGAAAATAGTAAAggatattaaataatataatcATATTTCATATAATGATTATAATTGTAAATAATATATCcatgtatttattatttaaataagtTATTGAAGTACTTTGTACTTAATTAAGTTGATAAATACTTTTAGTGTTCCTAATCCATTATTTTAATTGGATTTGTGAGAAACTGCATTTAATAAACGTGCATGGGAACAATTCCTGTTCCTCCTGAGATCCTGTTACATCCTTGTGGCAGATTTGTGATGCCCTGAGGGTTTCCAGAGCCCCTGTGGaggtttctgtgctgcaggcagctgaAGGCATTGTGTTGTTTTGCCCCTTTCTCAAGGCTATGGAGGAGGATTCAATGAGCGGGAGAACGTGGAGTACATAGAGCGGGAGGAGTCCGACGGGGAGTATGATGAGGTAAGGGAGGGCAGGGATTGCTCTGGGCAGACTCTTGTTGTGTTTGAGGATATCCCATAAAATTGAAATGCAGAATGCTCTCATTCCCATTCATCTCTGTAGAGGCTCATTGTCCGCAAGACAAACGTCTCTTTAAAAGTTCCTTGTTGCTAATTGATGTTCCATTCAACATCAATTGCTCCCCTTTCCCTTGGGGCAAGATCCTATTTAAAATTGatgattatttattttcttatagaAGTGTTATCAAAATTGGTGATTGTTTTTGATTAAATCCTGTTCTAATCCTGGCACAAAATTCCTCAGTTTGGGcgcaaaaagaaaaagtaccGGGGGAAGCCAGTGGGCCCTGCCTCCATCCTGAAGGAAGTGGAAGATAAGGAGTCTGAGGGGGAGGATGAGGACGATGAGGATGAAGATCTCTCCAAGTATAAATTGGATGAGGTAGGATGGTTTGTTGTCTTGAAGCAGTTTTTAGTTATGATTTCAGGGCTGCCCAGAAGCAGAAGGGCTGGTCAGTGTTTTCAGCTGCCTTTAGAGCAGAACTCTGGCAATAAtggtgcccagagctgctggaagagATGTGCACAGGCTCTGCTTTGTTCTAAATACCTGCACTCAAAAATGGGCAGTTTCCTAAGGCTGAGATCAGAACCCAGAACTCCAAGATGTTTATTTGGAACCTGGATGTGTGGTTACCATGTATAGCACGTGCTCTTGAGTTTTTCCTAGGCTTTTCAAACCacatcagatttattttttataaaatgaaataaaatattctgaGGGTTTTATCCATCTTTTCTGAGCTATGTGAGTATCATTTATTGGATTTTCCAcatctctgggcagcagccctgcagagatgTGCAGATGGTGCTGTTTTACACAGCCATCACCAAACTTTGCATATGAGATCTGTCTCTGCAGGGTTGGGCTTTGCTTAGAGATTCTGAGGGTGAAAATTCATTTAAGTGGTAAAAATGCGTCTGTGTGTTCATTAACTCTATTAAATAACAGGGGGTTTGGTTCAATACCAATTTTAAGTCACTCTTTACTGCTTAAAATTGTGGGGTCTCATTAAATTCTGCTCAGTTTTCAAAGGCTGGGAAAGATCATGAGGCAAAGGCTGGGATAAGTAAAAAGGGGAgctgaaagcattgcctgagtgtgctgtgctgtgcctgtgcaggatgaggatgaagatgatgCTGACCTGTCCAAGTACAACCTGGATGccagtgaggaggaggacaccaacaagaagaagaaggcgCCGAGGCGCAGCCGCTCCAAGTCCCGCTCCTCCCACTCGCGCTCGTCCTCGCGCTCCTCCTCTCACTCGAGCTCAAGGTCTAGGTCCAGGTAAACGGGTACAGGTCCAGGGTAACGCCAGGCAAAATGTCAGTATCTGACTTCCTTATTTCCTTTGTTTCATTGCCTTACAGTTGTGTGATGATGTGAATAACTCTCCATTTACAGAGGTGGTGATGCTCTGCCcgagctgcagcagggaggctCTCTGGGGCTTCTTTAGTGATTCAAGTTGATATTTAGTGAAATCCTTGAGAGAAATGGAATAATGTCATTTATTTTCAGGTTTTCAGGCTCGTTGGCCATGTGTGGCTCTGTTGTTGGACAGAGGGGGGCGCTGCTGGAGTGGGAGGAGGTGGCAGAAGAGGCAGTGACAGTGCAGCCCGGGCAGATTCAGGGAAAGGACACAGTGGGAATATCCTGGGAATAAAGACAAGAAACTTGAACTTGAGTTAATGGCAAGTAACAAAGTTTTAAATGTAATGGCAATGTTGTCAGAACCTTCCTATCCCTGGAactgtccaaggccaggctggacagaattgagatgagctttaaggtccttcccaacacaaaccactctGGAATTCTCTAATAACACTGAGGGTTTATAGGGGACCTCACAAAGGTCTGCTGGGCAGGCTTAAGCTCTCTCATTGCTATTTAAATTCAGTAATAAATGAACAGTTCAGTCAGTGCTTTTCAGCTACATGCAAGCAGGATCCTGATTATTCAGAACAAGCTCCCAGGATCATTTATTAAATTCACATGTGTAAAGTTCAAGTTTCTTCTAATCTTCCCAGCTTCATCATTGCCCCTCTGTGCTCTCAGTGCTGTCACTGCCCAaattctgcagccccagcctctgGCTTGGCTTCTCCCCATCACTGTTGGCTCTCgctcctgctgcctcttctGTTCCTCAGCCTCCCCTGCTTCCCACTGCTCAGAGCAGTGAGAGTGCTTGGCTGGGAGGCTCCAGGGACACTCAACAACCTCACCTGCCCATAACTTTGGTCATTAATTCACAAATATTAACAGTGAAGTAGAAAGTAACTTGTCCTAACTGAGATTTCAACTTCCTCTTgaactttttgcttttagctaCAGATAATTGGAAATATCAGTTGCCATTTGTGGATGccttttttgtgggttttaaaAAGGTTTAAATGTAATTTCCTAGCTAGGAAATGTTCATACTACTGTGTCCTGCACAGTAAAATGAGAAAGCTGTGGTAACAGTATAAACTCAGAGGCTGACAGCAAGTAGAATAtattttacctgaaaatgttgtTAGAATTTGTTTTCAATGCTTTTGTTTCCAGTGGTTGCTGGAGCCTGCTGCCATTGTTAAATTCCTCTTGTGGTTTGTGCTTTAGAGAAAATCCATCAGTGAAAAACTGGGAAATAATTGTGGCCAGTTACAAGTTGTGTTGGATATGGCAGTATTTTAGCCCCAAATTAACCACTTAATTTATAATGCAGGGGAAAATCTTTATGAAAATTGGAAGATTATTACAAAGTGCTTGTGAGAACTGGCTGGGGGAAATTTAGCTGCCCAATCCTAATGCTATCATCTGCTCTGCCTCTGAAGGAAACTGATGGGTTTCCAGTTAAGGCACAAATTAAAACATTGATTTCATTAAATAATGAACAGATAGGAAGTTATTTCTTTTTGCCAGATAACTGCAATCCTGTTTAATTGTTGTGCTTTGTTTTAGGAGCCACAATCTAAAGCTGCCTTTGTCATGTTTTTAATGCCGTGTAGAAGTGTCTGGTTTATGGTGTGCTGTGGTGAtgctgggggcaggaggggatTGGCATTTTCACACTCAGACTGTGCTGCTGCCTCgtgtctgctgctctcaggagcAGTAACTGCTAAATGCAAGTCAGACACTGGAAAAAGATCTCCCGTGTTGTTGCAGGTCCCATTCCAGGAGTTCTTCCAGTTCCAGATCGAGATCCCGCTCCAGCTCCAGGGAACAGTCGCGGTCCCGTGGGTCCAAATCCAGGTGAATGAGGtaccagcctgtccctgcacagacacagggcgcaggctgcagctgctctggcccCACCGTaaggctgtgctgctcagaCAAACATTAACTGCTTTTTGTCTTGGAAGTCAGCCCTGCTGGGTCTCTGCACCGGGTGTTGCCACCACAGCTGAGTTCACTGAGGAGCAGAGGTTTTGGTGCGAGAGGTTAAGTCCGGCCTAAGCCGGACGAGCGGACGCCACCGAGCTGCAGTGGAGGAAGAAGGATTTCAGTGCATggttccctgctgcaggcatttgGGTGCTTTTCCTCTTTCCACTGGGGCTGCTTGAGCTGGAGGAGCGTTAGAAATGCCACTGTCCTTCTGGTTTTGTGTTCAGTGAGAATTCTGCATCTTCCACGAGACAGGACAGCCGTTCCTGTATAAACCTGGGGGATCACAGGAACATGTTGGTAGGAAATGGTGGGAGAGGCTGAGAGCAGTCAGAGTGATTTGTGTAGAGCATcactgagctgggcagggcacaggaaCAAAAGCGTGTTTGAGGTGTCCTTGCACGGGCATTCCATTGGCAGAACATTGCCTCTGTGATGGAATGAAGGAAGAGCTGTCCCTTCTCCATGCATGCAGAGAATCCCAAAATTCGAAATGAGGTTGGGAAGGACAGTCACAAATGGTGCCATCACCCCTTGGGAGCAGGGACGTGCTGTGGATTATCCCGTGAGGGTCAGCACAGGATGGAATCCATGCTTTTGGGAAGAggaaaggtgtccctgtgccccaccaGAGGGGTACTGTGTTCCAAGAGatgtttttatatattatgGCTCTGTTCTGAGAGGCTTTTTATAGCGTTTTGGTTGAGGAAGGTTTTAGTCTCTTCACAAATGTCGTTTGAGATCTGTAAATATAACAGCTGGATTTGTTACTCTTTGGTCAGATGAACATGCAGTGTGAAATGTCCATTAGGATAAAGTGAACCATAGTAAATCAGCTTTAGATCTCTGGTTTCCATGTTATTCTGATGTGTGGATTTAACTGCTGAGGAAGGTCCTTACAGAGGCACTTCCCAGCAGCTTTCCAGTGCTGTTTTCCCAAAATGGCTCATTTTGGTGAAGGCTGGGGAGAGCTTTCCAAACCATTGGTGGTCCATTTACCAGGAAACACTACTTAGCAGAATTTCTTAGGCAAGCTGCCCTGGCAGTAGCAGTGTTCTTGGCAGAGTAAGTATGGAAGCCTCTCATGTTTATTTTCCATACCCTTGGAGAAAACAGAGTAGTGAATGTTGACGAAAACTGTCTCTGCTTGTTCTGTCTTTGTGCCTTCTCCATGGCCCCAGAATTAAATGTGGTTTATTTCTCAATCAATAAAGATCCAGCTCCAGGTCCTACAGGGGGTCTTCCACCCCAAGGAAAAGATCTGGCTCCAGCTCTCGCTCCTCGTCTTCCCCCGAGAGAGGCAAGAAGCGAAGCCGCTCTAGATCCTCTTCCTCTGGTGATCGCAAAAAAAGGCGCTCGAGATCACGGTCACCCGAAAGGTTTGGGTTTATGTAGAATAAGAATGGCTGTATTGACATGTGTGATGGTTTATTGTAGTTATCCAAGGACTGAGGTTCACTGGGAAGCTATTGAATCCGAGCAGTTATTCTCATAGTAAAAGTAGTTTCCTCCCTTGCCCTACTCTTACTTTTGTTAACCCCTCtgtaattgttttttttaaataattttccccCTCCAATGAAAGTCCTTCTGGTAGTAGCATGTTCTGCATAAAGACCTGGCTCACCCTTCTTTCAGTGTGTGACAGTAGTAATGTGTTCATTattgaattattttcttaagTAAATACTGCATTGCAATAGAAACTGTATTCTACTCTCAATATTAAACTTAGACTTTTAGTGTTAAATTAGATGCTTAAAGTTACTTGTATATTCTTGTAAGGCCCCCATGAGAGATACTTGGCTTCCAGCTATGGTAGGATGCTGCTCAGAGTGGGTGCCAGGATGAATCTGAGCTCATTTCTGTGCATGCTTTCTCCATTTGTATCTTGCAGACGCCGCAGATCTTCCTCCGGATCCTCCCATTCTGGTTCCCGTACGAGttctaaaaagaaataatgtgtAAAAGCTCACACTtacaaaaacccaccaaaattcCAGTCAGTGCATGAGACATTTTTAAGAAGTTGGTGTCTTACTTGGTCAGAAGTGCTCAATCTGCTAGTAGAGGTGCATGTCTGTCCTGGCTTTCTGGCAAACTGCAGCTTTGTTCATCCATCACCCAAACCCGCAGTAGCATTTTAAGCCATAAACTCCCCGGCACAGGGGGAAGTTCTGTGGTGTGGGggggttttgttatttttcaagATCAGTTCCTCCGTTGCTGGCTCCctcagctggaggagcaggctgggaatGCCTGGCACAGCTCTTTGTGCCAGGAGAGGCCGTGAGTTTTGCAGAGCAGGATGGAGCTCCCGTGGGAccacagcaggggcagggctgggggcctGGGCCAGCAGTGGGGCCTCGGGCTGAGCAGTTTTTGTTTTGCCACGTAGCAGTGCCAGTGCAGATGGACACCCCTGTCTAGCAGCTCAAACCCCCGGTCCATCATGATTGCAGAGGGAATTGGCCTCATTCCTGGCGAGGGAGGACGTTTGCAGCCAGCACAGTGctgtggctgtggtggtttccaGAGCCCGGACTCCGGGATCCCTCCTTCCAAACGGAGCGGTTGGGATCTGCTCTTGGGCTGGAGGAGTGTGGAACTGGCTCCTTGGAATCAAGGGAAGCTTCTGCAGGCCGCCTGTAAAATTTCCTTTGGGGCTGACTAAAATTTTCAAGgtatcttatttttatttttctttaaaaatgagaaTGAATAAACTGTGTAGAAAGTTCTGGCATCTTCAACGTCTTCTTCATCGATCATTCTTTTTCCCTTCAACATAATTTATGGCTTAAAATGCTTTATGGAATCCATTTGAGTACAAAACTTGGTCTCTCTTGAGCTCCGTTTGGTTAAGAAAGGTTTAAGTTTCTTCAGTGCCATCACAAGGTAAGTATGGTAAGGAAAACTCTTCTTCTTAAACAAGCAAAGAGCAATATACCTTCATTTATTTCAGTAATAAAACTGCCAGATTTGCTGCTTGTTTTGATAAACTGCACAGAAACAAACGGAGCAAAATCGAAAAACTCCATTCcgctttatttttctcttttttttcttttttttgagcCATGTCTTTTGGACTGGTCTAGAAGCAAAATGTTTTTGGTGTAGAGGTATTTTGATAAATCTCTTTGCAGAAAAAACGCAGTTCCTTCTTTaatgctttcttttctctctaatttcCATGCTAAATGTGTGTAGGTTGCACAAGAGCAGGTTAGTCTGTAACTGTGCCTCTGACTTCAACGTCCAACTAAACTGTAAAACCAGATCAAGTAGACGCTCTGTTGTTAGCCTTGGGTTTTCTTGTGCTTTGTATTCCAATTGTTGCTGTACTTAACAGATGGGAGGTTTTAAAGTTAGCAACTGATAGGCCACAggcaaaggaggaggaggatggttCATTTGGCTTAGAGAACATGTAAGGCAAAATGATGCTGTAGACAAGTGTAAATAAAACCTGTGAGTCAACTGCTCGAGTGCTTTGTATCGGGGACACTCAGActtccctgtcaccttcacTGACCCTGGTCCCTGTCACCTTCACTGACCCTGGTCCCTGTCACCTTCACTGATCCTGGTTCCCTGTCACCTGCGCTGACCCTGATCCTGTGAGTCAGCTCACCTGGCCCATAGAGCTCCCACACGGTCACATCGTTGCAATCCTTTAagtcttaaaaataatttttaatttcaacaGCAAAAGACTTAATAAAACTTCCACGGATGGAATATCTTGGGCTGGATGGGACCCACAGCGATCATTGATCCAGACCcccccagcaatcccaccctggACATCCCTGGAAGCATCCAAACTCTCCCGGAGCTCTGGCAGCTTCGGAGCCGTGCCCAGCATTCTTTGGGTGAAGAGCcattcccaaaatccaccctgagctcccctggcccagcctggggccgttccctctgctcctgtccctgtcccctggctgtgccctcctggcaggagctgtgcagagccacagggcccctgagcctcctttgctccaggctgagcccctgcccggctccctcagggattctgcagcc
The genomic region above belongs to Zonotrichia albicollis isolate bZonAlb1 chromosome 8, bZonAlb1.hap1, whole genome shotgun sequence and contains:
- the ZRANB2 gene encoding zinc finger Ran-binding domain-containing protein 2, which gives rise to MATKNFRVSDGDWICPDKKCGNVNFARRTSCNRCGREKTTEAKMMKAGGTEIGKTLAEKSRGLFSANDWQCKTCGNVNWARRSECNMCNTPKYAKLEERTGYGGGFNERENVEYIEREESDGEYDEFGRKKKKYRGKPVGPASILKEVEDKESEGEDEDDEDEDLSKYKLDEDEDEDDADLSKYNLDASEEEDTNKKKKAPRRSRSKSRSSHSRSSSRSSSHSSSRSRSRSHSRSSSSSRSRSRSSSREQSRSRGSKSRSSSRSYRGSSTPRKRSGSSSRSSSSPERGKKRSRSRSSSSGDRKKRRSRSRSPERRRRSSSGSSHSGSRTSSKKK